The Synchiropus splendidus isolate RoL2022-P1 chromosome 1, RoL_Sspl_1.0, whole genome shotgun sequence genome includes a window with the following:
- the psme3 gene encoding proteasome activator complex subunit 3 → MSSLLKVDNEIKTKVDAFRERITAEAEDLVANFFPKKLLELDHFLKDPIINISELKEIHSEINLTVPDPILLSNLHDGLEAQNAKKRKLEDGPGDDKVTGTKIFVMPGGMMKSNENLVDLIEKVKPEIRTLIEKCNTVKMWVQLLIPRIEDGNNFGVSIQEETVAELRTVEGEAASYLDQISRYYITRAKLVSKIAKYPHVEDYRRTVTEIDEKEYISLKIIVSELRNQYVTLHDMILKNIEKIKRPRSSNADALY, encoded by the exons ATGTCTTCACTCCTCAAAGTGGACAATGAAATTAAAACGAAG GTTGATGCATTTCGGGAACGTATCACTGCAGAG GCAGAGGACCTAGTCGCAAATTTTTTCCCAAAGAAATTACTGGAACTAGATCACTTTTTGAAG GATCCGATCATTAACATCAGTGAACTGAAGGAAATCCACTCAGAAATAAACCTGACCGTGCCAGACCCAATCCTGCTGTCAAACCTCCACGATGGTCTGGAAGCG CAAAATGCCAAAAAGAGAAAGTTGGAGGACGGACCTGGGGATGACAAGG TGACAGGCACCAAGATCTTCGTCATGCCAGGAGGGATGATGAAGAGCAATGAGAATCTTGTTGACCTGATTGAAAAGGTCAAACCAGAGATCAGGACGCTCATAGAGAAATGTAACACA GTGAAAATGTGGGTCCAACTGCTGATTCCCAGGATAGAAGACGGCAACAACTTTGGTGTGTCAATTCAGGAGGAGACAGTCGCGGAGCTGAGGACAGTGGAAGGAGAGGCGGCGTCCTACCTTGACCAGATATCTAG ATACTACATCACTAGGGCAAAGCTGGTTTCTAAAATAGCCAAATATCCTCATGTG GAGGACTATCGGCGCACTGTGACGGAGATCGACGAGAAGGAATACATCAGTCTGAAGATCAttgtttcagagctcagaaatCAATAC GTAACGTTACACGACATGATCCTGAAGAACATCGAGAAGATCAAAAGGCCTCGGAGCAGTAACGCTGACGCCTTGTACTGA